Proteins encoded by one window of Dendropsophus ebraccatus isolate aDenEbr1 chromosome 4, aDenEbr1.pat, whole genome shotgun sequence:
- the HEBP1 gene encoding heme-binding protein 1 isoform X1: protein MFGMIKNSLFGGVEVNNGTVIQKQEKNGMTFEERSYEGGKYATVEASEKPFDEGSKECVLKLLKYVGGSNDKGAGMGMTAPVSMISYPTEEESLQPKVKVVLRIPSQYQGDPPIPTDESIHIETREGMTVYAMQFGGFAKEADFVSHAAMLSSCLGPEASYHRDYYICCGYDPPMKPYGRRNEVWFVKKT from the exons ATGTTTGGGATGATAAAGAACTCACTTTTCGGAGGAGTAGAAGTTAATAATGGGACAGTGATACAGAAACAAGAGAAG AATGGAATGACCTTTGAAGAAAGAAGTTATGAGGGTGGGAAGTACGCCACGGTAGAAGCATCTGAGAAGCCATTCGATGAAGGGTCGAAGGAATGTGTCCTAAAGCTCCTAAAATATGTTGGAGGCTCCAATGATAAAG GGGCAGGAATGGGAATGACAGCGCCCGTCTCGATGATCAGTTACCCTACAGAGGAGGAGTCTCTCCAGCCAAAGGTGAAGGTGGTGCTGCGGATTCCGAGCCAGTACCAGGGAGATCCTCCAATTCCCACAGATGAAAGCATTCACATTGAGACCAGGGAAGGGATGACCGTCTATGCCAT GCAGTTTGGAGGATTTGCTAAAGAAGCCGACTTTGTATCCCATGCTGCAATGCTCAGTTCTTGTCTTGGGCCGGAGGCATCTTACCATAGAGACTACTATATTTGCTGCGGTTACGACCCACCTATGAAACCTTACGGAAGACGAAATGAAGTCTGGTTTGTTAAGAAAACATAG
- the HEBP1 gene encoding heme-binding protein 1 isoform X2, which translates to MNQGNDKDCSSNHQNGMTFEERSYEGGKYATVEASEKPFDEGSKECVLKLLKYVGGSNDKGAGMGMTAPVSMISYPTEEESLQPKVKVVLRIPSQYQGDPPIPTDESIHIETREGMTVYAMQFGGFAKEADFVSHAAMLSSCLGPEASYHRDYYICCGYDPPMKPYGRRNEVWFVKKT; encoded by the exons AATGGAATGACCTTTGAAGAAAGAAGTTATGAGGGTGGGAAGTACGCCACGGTAGAAGCATCTGAGAAGCCATTCGATGAAGGGTCGAAGGAATGTGTCCTAAAGCTCCTAAAATATGTTGGAGGCTCCAATGATAAAG GGGCAGGAATGGGAATGACAGCGCCCGTCTCGATGATCAGTTACCCTACAGAGGAGGAGTCTCTCCAGCCAAAGGTGAAGGTGGTGCTGCGGATTCCGAGCCAGTACCAGGGAGATCCTCCAATTCCCACAGATGAAAGCATTCACATTGAGACCAGGGAAGGGATGACCGTCTATGCCAT GCAGTTTGGAGGATTTGCTAAAGAAGCCGACTTTGTATCCCATGCTGCAATGCTCAGTTCTTGTCTTGGGCCGGAGGCATCTTACCATAGAGACTACTATATTTGCTGCGGTTACGACCCACCTATGAAACCTTACGGAAGACGAAATGAAGTCTGGTTTGTTAAGAAAACATAG